One region of Armigeres subalbatus isolate Guangzhou_Male chromosome 3, GZ_Asu_2, whole genome shotgun sequence genomic DNA includes:
- the LOC134221952 gene encoding uncharacterized protein LOC134221952 — protein sequence MVDCNAAQTPLDVNQRLTKEMCPVTEEEKENMKNIPYRELVGGLQFVAQCTRPDVSHAVSLVSSFCSNPRSVHWTAAKRILRYLRGTKHEKLTYTRTGETSFHGYIDADWGNDPDTRRSGYAFLESGGVVSWNSKRQSTVALSTTEAEYMALSTATQEAMWWRSFLRELHGTNGALVIHCDNKSAINLAEREVGYAARSKHIDIRHHYVREQVEGKTIKLVFVASELQAADILTKSLSGPKHTEDRKKLGVI from the coding sequence ATGGTCGACTGCAATGCTGCACAAACTCCCCTCGACGTGAATCAGCGGCTCACCAAGGAAATGTGCCCTGTAACTGAAGAAGAGAAGgagaatatgaagaacattCCGTACAGAGAACTTGTAGGAGGATTGCAGTTCGTTGCGCAGTGTACCAGGCCGGACGTCAGCCATGCGGTAAGTCTGGTCAGCAGCTTTTGCAGCAACCCTAGATCGGTGCATTGGACAGCGGCGAAGAGGATACTTCGGTACTTGAGAGGTACGAAGCACGAAAAGCTTACGTACACACGGACCGGAGAGACGAGTTTCCATGGCTACATCGATGCAGATTGGGGCAACGATCCCGATACACGACGATCCGGGTATGCGTTCCTGGAGAGTGGTGGCGTTGTCAGCTGGAATTCGAAGAGGCAATCTACCGTTGCACTTTCGACAACCGAAGCGGAGTACATGGCTCTGTCAACGGCGACTCAAGAGGCCATGTGGTGGAGAAGCTTCTTGCGTGAGCTTCACGGGACGAACGGTGCTTTGGTGATCCATTGCGATAACAAGAGTGCTATCAACCTGGCAGAACGTGAAGTTGGCTACGCGGCACGTAGCAAGCATATCGACATAAGACATCACTACGTACGGGAGCAAGTCGAAGGCAAAACCATCAAGTTGGTCTTCGTAGCATCTGAACTTCAAGCGGCGGACATTCTAACAAAATCGTTATCTGGTCCGAAGCACACCGAAGACAGGAAGAAGCTAGGTGTTATATAA